The nucleotide sequence NNNNNNNNNNNNNNNNNNNNNNNNNNNNNNNNNNNNNNNNNNNNNNNNNNNNNNNNNNNNNNNNNNNNNNNNNNNNNNNNNNNNNNNNNNNNNNNNNNNNNNNNNNNNNNNNNNNNNNNNNNNNNNNNNNNNNNNNNNNNNNNNNNNNNNNNNNNNNNNNNNNNNNNNNNNNNNNNNNNNNNNNNNNNNNNNNNNNNNNNNNNNNNNNNNNNNNNNNNNNNNNNNNNNNNNNNNNNNNNNNNNNNNNNNNNNNNNNNNNNNNNNNNNNNNNNNNNNNNNNNNNNNNNNNNNNNNNNNNNNNNNNNNNNNNNNNNNNNNNNNNNNNNNNNNNNNNNNNNNNNNNNNNNNNNNNNNNNNNNNNNNNNNNNNNNNNNNNNNNNNNNNNNNNNNNNNNNNNNNNNNNNNNNNNNNNNNNNNNNNNNNNNNNNNNNNNNNNNNNNNNNNNNNNNNNNNNNNNNNNNNNNNNNNNNNNNNNNNNNNNNNNNNNNNNNNNNNNNNNNNNNNNNNNNNNNNNNNNNNNNNNNNNNNNNNNNNNNNNNNNNNNNNNNNNNNNNNNNNNNNNNNNNNNNNNNNNNNNNNNNNNNNNNNNNNNNNNNNNNNNNNNNNNNNNNNNNNNNNNNNNNNNNNNNNNNNNNNNNNNNNNNNNNNNNNNNNNNNNNNNNNNNNNNNNNNNNNNNNNNNNNNNNNNNNNNNNNNNNNNNNNNNNNNNNNNNNNNNNNNNNNNNNNNNNNNNNNNNNNNNNNNNNNNNNNNNNNNNNNNNNNNNNNNNNNNNNNNNNNNNNNNNNNNNNNNNNNNNNNNNNNNNNNNNNNNNNNNNNNNNNNNNNNNNNNNNNNNNNNNNNNNNNNNNNNNNNNNNNNNNNNNNNNNNNNNNNNNNNNNNNNNNNNNNNNNNNNNNNNNNNNNNNNNNNNNNNNNNNNNNNNNNNNNNNNNNNNNNNNNNNNNNNNNNNNNNNNNNNNNNNNNNNNNNNNNNNNNNNNNNNNNNNNNNNNNNNNNNNNNNNNNNNNNNNNNNNNNNNNNNNNNNNNNNNNNNNNNNNNNNNNNNNNNNNNNNNNNNNNNNNNNNNNNNNNNNNNNNNNNNNNNNNNNNNNNNNNNNNNNNNNNNNNNNNNNNNNNNNNNNNNNNNNNNNNNNNNNNNNNNNNNNNNNNNNNNNNNNNNNNNNNNNNNNNNNNNNNNNNNNNNNNNNNNNNNNNNNNNNNNNNNNNNNNNNNNNNNNNNNNNNNNNNNNNNNNNNNNNNNNNNNNNNNNNNNNNNNNNNNNNNNNNNNNNNNNNNNNNNNNNNNNNNNNNNNNNNNNNNNNNNNNNNNNNNNNNNNNNNNNNNNNNNNNNNNNNNNNNNNNNNNNNNNNNNNNNNNNNNNNNNNNNNNNNNNNNNNNNNNNNcacacacacacacacacacacacacacacacacacacacacacacacacacacacacacacacacacacacacacaggtgacgtCCAGTGTTGGGTCCAGTGGGAGCACAGCTACGGAGCTTGTGTCCAGAGAAGCAACACTCAAGATCCTCCGAGAGACTTCCTCAAAGGTCATCTGACAGGAAGCCCATGTGTTACCTCCTCTTTGCACCCTACACATCCCTACCAGCCTGAGAGCCTCTCTCTGTATCCAGGCAACAAGCCACTGAGTTGTTTACTGACTTGGTTTCTCAGGTCTAAATGAGTTGAGCAACTGCAAACCCCCAACATGAACACCGGGCAGACACTACAAACCCCCAACATGAACACCGGGCAGACACTACAAACCCCCAACATGAACACCGGGCAGACTCTTTTTCTTGCAAAACATTTTTCCGTATTTTGCTAACAGTTTGaataatgaatacgaccctggctTTCCTTTCCTTTAATGCTTCCTTCATACGTTCCCCTTTAGGTCAGGAGGATATCATACATTCCCCTCAGGTCAGGAAGGATATCATTCGCTTCCCCTCAGGTCAGGAGGATATCATTCGTTCCCCTCAGGTCAGGAGATATCATTCGTTCCCTCAGGTCAGGAGGATATCATTCGTTCCCCTCAGGTCAGGAGGATATCATACGTTCCCCTAGGTCAGGAGGATATCATACGTTCCCCTCAGGTCAGGAGGATATCATACGTTCCCCTCAGGTCAGGAGGATATCATACGTTCCCCTCAGGTCAGGAGGATATCATTCGTTCCCCTCAGGTCAGGAGGATATCATACGTTCCCCTCAGGTCAGGAGGATATCATTAGTTCCCCTCAGGTCAGGAGGATATCATACGTTCCCCTCAGGTCAGGAGGATATCATACGTTCCCCTCAGGTCAGGAGGATTCATACGTTCCCCTCAGGTCAGGAGGATATCATACGTTCCCCTCAGGTCAGGAGGATATCATACGTTCCCTCAGGTCAGGAGGATATCATACGTTCCCTCAGGTCAGGAGATATCATACGTTCCCTCAGGTCAGGAGGATATCATACGTTCCCCTCAGGTCAGGAGGATATTCATTCGTTCCCCTCAGGTCAGGAGATATCGATCTATCACGGATGGGAAATAATGTCCTTCATCATGTTTATACCggatgtctctctgcctgtcctgaccaaTCAATACCActacacgcgtacacacacacacacacacacacacacacacacacacacacacacacacaacacacacacacacacacacacacacacacacacacacacacacacacacacacacacacacacaacacacacacacaccacacaccacacacacacacacacagtcatcgcTAATATCACGCTCAGATACTCCCATTAACCTCGGCTGTCTGCACGTCACACTTTCCACACCATTGATTACTGCTAATGCAATTCTATTGATAgtgctttctctctttccccatctctatcctctctctctctctctctctcctttatccctctatcctctctaactctatccctccatctctatcctctctctctctctctctctctcactctctatccccctctctctctatacctctctatccctctttaactctctctctctctaactctctctatccctctctaactctatccctccatctctatccctcttctcctctcttcctctctcttctctctctcttctctctctctctctctctctctctctctctctctctctactctctatccccctctctctctatacctctctatcctctctaactctctctctctcgctctctctctctatccctctttaactctctctctctctaactctttctatccctctaactctctctctctatccctctctctctctaactaaccctctctatccatctctctctctaaactaaccctctctctcttctatcctctctctctctctctcgtctctctttttctccttcccctGTCCCTTCCTATAGGAATGAAGATGCTATCAACCAGATGGCCGTTCCCCCCCTTTCCAAACCCTcctgctgtcctctcctccactgaAGTGAGTcctattctcacacacacacacacacacacacaacacacacacacacacacacacacacacacacacacacacacacaccaacacacacaccaacacacacacacacacacacacacacactctcctatgACCAAATGGTCATCCAAAAGCTGATGGAGCAGGGCACTAGCCATGACCTTATGCGAAAGCATCTGCTCAGGCCTAAACTCAAATGCACCTCCAAAAGCAAGAAAACAATATCTGAAATTGTCGGCCCTTGGTCCAAAATGGACCCTTAACCAAaacatgcatgtttttttttttggggggggggtcatataTCTGATCAGTGCACTTATCTGGAGAAATTAACTCAATAGGAAGAATGCAGTGCATTTGTGACAACTTTCTATTTTGAATGTGTTGACTCAATGTTGTCATCACCAcattcatcatcaccatcatcatcattattgttATCCCAGACTCATCCCCCCAAACCAGCAGCAGTAGCATCCCCGGCCCCCACAGAGAAGTCTCAAACCCAGAGAGCCTGGCCCTCAGCAGGGACCCTGGAGGCCTCCATCAGCGAGGTAAGAGGCTCCACTCCCCATGCTCTGTTACCTGTCCTAAGAAAACTGacggaaacagggagggactacttggacttgtccaataagaaacgcttgttttaATTTTTCTGTTTTGCTACATTttgctacattttgaagtgttccGTCTAGCTATCTTCTTAATACATTTTCTGCTCCGTGTCTGGCAATTCTGTTGCTCTGACCTGTATTTCTCTcccactttctttctttctctctctttatcgctctctctgtctctctctctctgtctctcttactgtctctcctctctctctatctctgactctctctcccctctctctctctctgtctctcctctctctctctctgtctctctctcctctctctctctgtctctctctctatctctcgcacATCGcgctcacactcactctctctcacacacactctcaacacactctcacacacacacacacacacacacaccacacacacacacacacacacacacacacacacacaacacacaccacacacacacacacacacacacacaccacacacacacacaccaccacaaggTGACGTCCAGTGTTGGTCCAGTGGGAGCACAGCTACGGAGCTTGTGTCCAGAGAAGCAACACTCAAGATCCTCCGAGAGACTTCCTCAAAGGTCATCTGACAGGAAGCCCATGTGTTACCTCCTTTGCACCCTACACATCCCTACCAGCCTGAGAGCCTCTCTCTGTATCCAGGCAACAAGCCACTGAGTTGTTTACTGACTTGGTTTCTCAGGTCTAAATGAGATTGAGCAACTGCAAACCCCCAACATGAACACCGGGCAGACACTACAAACCCGCCCAACATGAACACGGGCAGCACTACAAACCCCAACTGAANNNNNNNNNNNNNNNNNNNNNNNNNNNNNNNNNNNNNNNNNNNNNNNNNNNNNNNNNNNNNNNNNNNNNNNNNNNNNNNNNNNNNNNNNNNNNNNNNNNNNNNNNNNNNNNNNNNNNNNNNNNNNNNNNNNNNNNNNNNNNNNNNNNNNNNNNNNNNNNNNNNNNNNNNNNNNNNNNNNNNNNNNNNNNNNNNNNNNNNNNNNNNNNNNNNNNNNNNNNNNNNNNNNNNNNNNNNNNNNNNNNNNNNNNNNNNNNNNNNNNNNNNNNNNNNNNNNNNNNNNNNNNNNNNNNNNNNNNNNNNNNNNNNNNNNNNNNNNNNNNNNNNNNNNNNNNNNNNNNNNNNNNNNNNNNNNNNNNNNNNNNNNNNNNNNNNNNNNNNNNNNNNNNNNNNNNNNNNNNNNNNNNNNNNNNNNNNNNNNNNNNNNNNNNNNNNNNNNNNNNNNNNNNNNNNNNNNNNNNNNNNNNNNNNNNNNNNNNNNNNNNNNNNNNNNNNNNNNNNNNNNNNNNNNNNNNNNNNNNNNNNNNNNNNNNNNNNNNNNNNNNNNNNNNNNNNNNNNNNNNNNNNNNNNNNNNNNNNNNNNNNNNNNNNNNNNNNNNNNNNNNNNNNNNNNNNNNNNNNNNNNNNNNNNNNNNNNNNNNNNNNNNNNNNNNNNNNNNNNNNNNNNNNNNNNNNNNNNNNNNNNNNNNNNNNNNNNNNNNNNNNNNNNNNNNNNNNNNNNNNNNNNNNNNNNNNNNNNNNNNNNNNNNNNNNNNNNNNNNNNNNNNNNNNNNNNNNNNNNNNNNNNNNNNNNNNNNNNNNNNNNNNNNNNNNNNNNNNNNNNNNNNNNNNNNNNNNNNNNNNNNNNNNNNNNNNNNNNNNNNNNNNNNNNNNNNNNNNNNNNNNNNNNNNNNNNNNNNNNNNNNNNNNNNNNNNNNNNNNNNNNNNNNNNNNNNNNNNNNNNNNNNNNNNNNNNNNNNNNNNNNNNNNNNNNNNNNNNNNNNNNNNNNNNNNNNNNNNNNNNNNNNNNNNNNNNNNNNNNNNNNNNNNNNNNNNNNNNNNNNNNNNNNNNNNNNNNNNNNNNNNNNNNNNNNNNNNNNNNNNNNNNNNNNNNNNNNNNNNNNNNNNNNNNNNNNNNNNNNNNNNNNNNNNNNNNNNNNNNNNNNNNNNNNNNNNNNNNNNNNNNNNNNNNNNNNNNNNNNNNNNNNNNNNNNNNNNNNNNNNNNNNNNNNNNNNNNNNNNNNNNNNNNNNNNNNNNNNNNNNNNNNNNNNNNNNNNNNNNNNNNNNNNNNNNNNNNNNNNNNNNNNNNNNNNNNNNNNNNNNNNNNNNNNNNNNNNNNNNNNNNNNNNNNNNNNNNNNNNNNNNNNNNNNNNNNNNNNNNNNNNNNNNNNNNNNNNNNNNNNNNNNNNNNNNNNNNNNNNNNNNNNNNNNNNNNNNNNNNNNNNNNNNNNNNNNNNNNNNNNNNNNNNNNNNNNNNNNNNNNNNNNNNNNNNNNNNNNNNNNNNNNNNNNNNNNNNNNNNNNNNNNNNNNNNNNNNNNNNNNNNNNNNNNNNNNNNNNNNNNNNNNNNNNNNNNNNNNNNNNNNNNNNNNNNNNNNNNNNNNNNNNNNNNNNNNNNNNNNNNNNNNNNNNNNNNNNNNNNNNNNNNNNNNNNNNNNNNNNNNNNNNNNNNNNNNNNNNNNNNNNNNNNNNNNNNNNNNNNNNNNNNNNNNNNNNNNNNNNNNNNNNNNNNNNNNNNNNNNNNNNNNNNNNNNNNNNNNNNNNNNNNNNNNNNNNNNNNNNNNNNNNNNNNNNNNNNNNNNNNNNNNNNNNNNNNNNNNNNNNNNNNNNNNNNNNNNNNNNNNNNNNNNNNNNNNNNNNNNNNNNNNNNNNNNNNNNNNNNNNNNNNNNNNNNNNNNNNNNNNNNNNNNNNNNNNNNNNNNNNNNNNNNNNNNNNNNNNNNNNNNNNNNNNNNNNNNNNNNNNNNNNNNNNNNNNNNNNNNNNNNNNNNNNNNNNNNNNNNNNNNNNNNNNNNNNNNNNNNNNNNNNNNNNNNNNNNNNNNNNNNNNNNNNNNNNNNNNNNNNNNNNNNNNNNNNNNNNNNNNNNNNNNNNNNNNNNNNNNNNNNNNNNNNNNNNNNNNNNNNNNNNNNNNNNNNNNNNNNNNNNNNNNNNNNNNNNNNNNNNNNNNNNNNNNNNNNNNNNNNNNNNNNNNNNNNNNNNNNNNNNNNNNNNNNNNNNNNNNNNNNNNNNNNNNNNNNNNNNNNNNNNNNNNNNNNNNNNNNNNNNNNNNNNNNNNNNNNNNNNNNNNNNNNNNNNNNNNNNNNNNNNNNNNNNNNNNNNNNNNNNNNNNNNNNNNNNNNNNNNNNNNNNNNNNNNNNNNNNNNNNNNNNNNNNNNNNNNNNNNNNNNNNNNNNNNNNNNNNNNNNNNNNNNNNNNNNNNNNNNNNNNNNNNNNNNNNNNNNNNNNNNNNNNNNNNNNNNNNNNNNNNNNNNNNNNNNNNNNNNNNNNNNNNNNNNNNNNNNNNNNNNNNNNNNNNNNNNNNNNNNNNNNNNNNNNNNNNNNNNNNNNNNNNNNNNNNNNNNNNNNNNNNNNNNNNNNNNNNNNNNNNNNNNNNNNNNNNNNNNNNNNNNNNNNNNNNNNNNNNNNNNNNNNNNNNNNNNNNNNNNNNNNNNNNNNNNNNNNNNNNNNNNNNNNNNNNNNNNNNNNNNNNNNNNNNNNNNNNNNNNNNNNNNNNNNNNNNNNNNNNNNNNNNNNNNNNNNNNNNNNNNNNNNNNNNNNNNNNNNNNNNNNNNCACCGGGCAGACACTACAAACCCCCAACATGAACACCGGGCAGACACTACAAACCCCCAACATGAACACCGGGCAGACACTACAAACCCCCAACAAATGCACTTTTCCAGAGCGATGAATTCAAACCTGTGACCGGTATTCTTCTGAcctagtgtgtgtgaatgtgtgtgttgtgtgttgtggtgtgtgtgYGTGCATGSGTGTGTGTGYgtgtgttgtgtgtgttgttgtgtgtgttcatgcttgTACCTCTTGTTTGTGCTCTCTGCAGAAGGCCTCAGAGAACGAGGCTGAGTCTTCAGAGAGTGTGACTGTGCCGGCTGCCAAGGCCCCCTTGGAGCAGGTGAGCATCGCAGTGGATTTGGGCTACCTGTATACCTAACAGCACTCCATGTAGTACAATGGAATCCACTCTGTGGAAGATAGAATGAATCAGAACGAGCTCATAGTATTAGATAACTTGTGTTTAATATGCATTATTCAGTTATTCACAACTATTTTAAAGACAAAGATCTGGATAATATTtatgtttctgttgtgttttgccGTTAGTGTGcgtatgcgcgtgtgtgtgtgcgtgcgtgcatgcatgcgtgtttgTGAAGCAGCTGACAGAACCAATCCCACTCAGGGTTGGCATAAAAACCATCTGCCCATGGAGTGCTGTGAACTTCATCCATCAACCAGTGGCTGAAATGCCAGTGTGCCCCAGCCCATGTGTGGTCACTGAACCCAGTACAGGGCTATGCTGAGGACGTTCACATCTCCTCCAGAGAGGACCATGCTATCAWAGACATGCTCTCTCGCACAGATTACTTTTTGAAATGGTCTGGGAGTGAAAGACAGTAAATGTTCTGTGTAACCGCTGGTAACCGCTGGTACAAGTCTAGAACTGATAAACCCCCAACATTTACACTAACGAATAAACCAATCAGAGTTTACTCTCAAACGATACATATAGTTATCTTTGACATAAGTTTAATGTTGCTGGTGAGTGGGCGGAACAAGTTGAGGAGCTTGTTCATGAGTATTCAACCAGGCTTCATATGATTGACATGTCCCCTCTGCCTGTGGTCATGAAGCTAGAGGCTGTGAGAGAGGTGGTCCTAGTAAAGATTCAACATCTGCTTATAAATGTGCCTCTCCCACAGAAGGTTCTGGGGGAAATGAATAACAAAACTGTTCAGGTGGTGAGAAAGTGGCTCtgcttcaacacacacaccacacgtgacGTTGTCTTCCTGAGCCAAAGACAGGGGCGTTTAGGCGTTCTGAATATTGAGTGGATTTACACTGCTGCCAGACAGACTCACctgttgaacatgctcaacagtgACGATGTGACAGTTAAAGGAGTTATCCAGAGCCTTCCTTCCTTCTGGACCTACGGAGGCGGAAGTTTACACTGGCCAGGGACACTGAGGACAACTTCCTGGGCTTCAGGAGGAAGGCAAATGGAATATTGGACACTCGTGCTGCTGGCTTTGGTGTCTGGTCAGACTGGCCGGACCACAACAACCTGTGCAACCGGACTGGAGTGTAGCTCAGGTGGACACGGACTGATAGGCAAACTGAGCCAGTGACTGCCTCTGATGCAGTTGTGGCAgattgtggtgttgttgtggagACTTCTGTCACCATGATGGAACATCTCATCCTACATCCAGGACAACACTCCTCGGTATCAGACGGATGCAGCTACTGTAACACTGGACTGGCCTGAGGCTGCGGGGGAAACTCACTGCTCTTCACTGTGATGTCCACTCTGTCTCCCAGCTACTGTAACACTGGACTggcctgaggctgcaggggaaactCACTGCTCTTCACTGTTAGCTGACACTACACTCATGTCTACCCAGCTACTGTAACCTGGATggcctgaggctgcaggggaaactCACTGCCTCTTCACTTGCTGACCACTCTGTCTCCCAGCTACTGTAACACTGGACTggcctgaggctgcaggggaaaACTCACGATGCTCTTCACTGTGTGCCACTCTGTCTCCCAGCATACTGTAACACTGGACTggcctgaggctgcaggggaaactCACTGCTCTTCACTGTGCTGACACTCTGTCTCCAGCTACTGTAACACTGGACTGGCCTGAGGCTGCGGGGGAAACTCACTGCTCTGCAGTTACAGTCGCGAGTGCTACACTCGCGCTCTTGTACCTCCACCGGGACACTGGACTATGCACGTGTGTGTATGATCGTTCTTCACTCGTCTCATACGATGGAAAACTGCGAGTGGCAGGGGAAAACTCCATGCTCTTCACTGTGCTGACCACTCTGTCTCCCAGCTACTGTAACACTGGACTggcctgaggctgcaggggaaactCACTGCTCTTCACTGTGCTGACCACTCTGTCTCCCAGCTACTGTAACACTGACTGGCCTGAGGCTGCGGGGGAACTCACTGCTCTTCACTGTGCTGACCACTCTGTCTCCAGCTACTGTAACACTGGACTGGCCTGAGGCTGCGGGGAAACTCACTGCTCTTCACTGTGCTGACCACTCTGTCTCCCAGCTACTGTAACACTGGACTggcctgaggctgcaggggaaactCACTGCTCTTCACTGTGCTGACCACTCTGTCTCCCAGCTACTGTAACACTGGACTGGCCTGAGGCTGCGGGGGAAACTCACTGCTCTTGTACTGTGCTGACCACTCTGTCTCCCAGCTACTGTAACACTGGACTggcctgaggctgcaggggaaacCACTCCTCTGGAATGTGATGTCCACTCTGTCTCCAGCTACTGTAACACTGGACTggcctgaggctgcaggggaaactcactgctcttcactgtgctgaccactctctgtctcccagctACTGTAACACTGGACTggcctgaggctgcaggggaaactCACTGCCTCTTCACTGTGCTGAACTCCCATTCCATTTACCAGAATGGTGCCATTGGCGAGGACATTCTCACCTTTATTGTTAAGGCGAGGCTGCAAGCTCTACCAACAAAATACCATGTAGCACTCTGGTACCCTGCAAACCATGACCCATTTTCTATTCTACATGAGTCAATTTTAATGGAGTCCATTGTCCATGTTGTGAATGGCTGCTGTTCATACAAGGATTTGTACATTGCTAGACATGGCCACCTTGTCGACCTGATAGCCAGCGAGCGAGACAAGTGGATGCACAAACATTGTTGTGTAAGAGGAAGctggtgtgatgatgatgatgatgtgttttcctgtgtgtCATATACACCAGatattgttgttgtggggggagGGGCTCATTCTGGAAGTGGGCTGCTCATTGGACGGCTACGTGGACAAGGCCTTTGCAGAGAAGCTGCTTCAGGACCAGCCCCTCGTGGCATGCTGGGACATCCTCGGGTTTAGGTGCAAGCTGGTGGTGCTGATATTTGGCAGTCTCGGCCACGTTCACAGGCTTGCAGTGCGTGGCCTCCAGATTGAGGGCCTGACAAAAACTATGGCAAAGCAATTGGCTAGGTACAGTTCTGTTTCAGCTGTCTTGGACAGCCTAGCTGATTGGAGAAGGGGGAGTTTTCTTTACATTTGAGTGGCAGGCATACAGGGACCTTTAAAATGGTTGCATCCTTTTTTTGTCAATTTGATTGGTCGATTCAAAttaagtatttaaaatgtgtgtgtgtgcgcagactGCGAGCCTGTCCAAAACCTGTCGGCTCTCCTGTAAGCTGCCTGTGGTGAGCTCAGTGAAAGGGGGGCTGGTGCCCCCACCTGCCTCTTTCCTGCCTTCCTCCTGCACCAGCCCAGACTTTGAGTACTGCAGCAAAGGTATGGAGCCACACTCACAACCAGCAGGCCATTTACAGGGCTACATTAGGGACCCTAAGAGCACAAGGtgttgaaaatacgtattttcaacatCTTGTGCTCACTGGGGGAAgaactgaccattttactcaacTGTCTTATTTTATCTATTCAATTCTTTGTGCAGAAAGTTgtgaatcaaattaaatgttattgKTcacgtacacgtgtttagcagatgttagtgtagagagtgtagagaaatgcttgtgcttctatctctgacagtgcagcaatatctaacatgtgaTCTAACAAKtccacaacaactacctaatacacacaaatctaagtaaaggaataagaatatataaatatatggatgagcaatttcagagcagcatagactaagatgcaatagatagtatagaatagaatacagtatatacttatgAGAGGAGtattgcaagatatgtaaacattattaaagtgacattattaagtagcattattaaagtggccaatgatttcaagtctgtatgtaggcagccgcctctctgtgctagtgatatttaacagtctgatggccttgagatagaaggccATAAtgtgtattatatagtatattCCATAATATTCATTATAAAAAGGACAGCCAACAACATAAACACTTGCATTGAGGTTTGATAACAAAATCTCTCTTCtccctatctcctccctctctctatgctGTAGACCCATCCACGTGCTTTATCGTTCCAGGCCAGGAGATAATCATAGAGATCGCCAAGGGTCGCTCTGGCCTGGGTCTCAGCATCGTAGGGGGAAAAGACACCCAGCTGGTAAGACTGCTAGCCTTGCTCAGTGGCGACCATATTGACCAATGACAGGTTACGCAAACTTGTTTCTGTCTCAGCCAGAGATGAGAGCCACAGCTACACTGCAAAGTAGCctagctttctctttctctctctctctcttacacactctctctctctctctctctctctctctctattacggACAAAGACTCTTGCTCCACTATCATACGTCTTCTCTACTATCTGTCCAtagttctctttcctctcttctcttcctctcatccttctctatCACTCTTTCATCATTCTCTCTTTCCTCGTTCTCTCACATCACTTAACACTTCTCTCCTCACATCATCTTTATCTGCTcacttatctctctcttcctctctctttgctctcttatctttctttgtttctttctctctactgcactctctctcatctctattgCTCTCTATCTACTTTCTCACATCACAAATGCGTCTTACAACACACTAGCTTTCCCTCGAGTCTTCCTCCTTCTTCGTCTCACTCTCATGGCACATCATCACACTCAACTGCCAGACCTGGACATATATCTGCTACTGCTTGGCCATCCTTATCTCTAgcacctttctctcttctctcagctcctactcctcttctcttctcttctccactcttctcaccactctctcctctttgGCTCATCTCTTCCTTGCTCCTCTTacactctctgctcctcctctctctgctctcatcctattcttctcttctctcactctctccacatttcgctactcctctctctctctctctcaactctctaatctctttctctttctctttctctttctctctctctctctttctttctctctcactctctcggctCTCTACTTCATCATCTTaccacatatctctctctctcatctctcactctctctcacaactctctcgtctctcttctctctctcttcacactctctctctctctttatctctctctccttcgcgtTCTCTTCCTTTTTGCTCTTcatttttctttccttctcttttccctctcgtctttctctttctctactcgTCTCTCAACACTCTCCAACTCCATTTTATCTCTCAATTCGAAAAGTCATCAAAAACTCTCTCCGATTTCTTCTTATCATGATCACAATCAATAAAAAGCAGGCAGTCACGCAGTACGCACACTttatgttttactttattttctcttttgtttaaGCTATTCTGCAACATGAATAtgaatttgtaatgtctttatggtTTGTGAGTTAatgttatatatgtatatatttgttataTCTTGTTTATATATCTTTTGTTCTTtattatctttaattatatgaattTATTATTATGcaagcaatgttaacatatgttcccaTCGCCAATAATGCCCCTTAAATTGACAttgagaaacgagagagagagagagactatgtaCACACGCCTACAAAATGAGagtggaaaactgagctgcacttcctaacctcctgcccaa is from Salvelinus sp. IW2-2015 unplaced genomic scaffold, ASM291031v2 Un_scaffold3408, whole genome shotgun sequence and encodes:
- the LOC139025847 gene encoding inaD-like protein, whose product is MLCDVQCWSSGSTATELVSREATLKILRETSSKKASENEAESSESVTVPAAKAPLEQTASLSKTCRLSCKLPVVSSVKGGLVPPPASFLPSSCTSPDFEYCSKDPSTCFIVPGQEIIIEIAKGRSGLGLSIVGGKDTQLVRLLALLSGDHIDQ